One stretch of Oncorhynchus masou masou isolate Uvic2021 chromosome 9, UVic_Omas_1.1, whole genome shotgun sequence DNA includes these proteins:
- the LOC135545332 gene encoding extracellular calcium-sensing receptor-like codes for MYVYVYLLSSASASELESVRCKLQGTPRPPAFSQDGDFVIGGVFSIHSYMHTVDHSFTSLPEPLQCTGSLNSRELRFSRTMVFAVDEINNSSDLLPGVTLGYQVHDSCNTVPMAMNVAFHLANGLDPMFDTGEQCSGSPTVTAIVGESASSPTISMLRIIGPFGIPQVSHFSTCACLSDKKQYPTFFRTIPSDQFQAAALAHLIRHFGWTWIGAVRSDSDYGNYGMAAFLQAAQEEGICVEYSEAFSRTNPLSRVQRVADVIRSSTARVVVAFVSYRDMKILLREMERLPSPPRQWIGSESWVTDPDMLRFGLCAGAIGFGIQRSVIPGLRDFLLDLSPQKVSNSPLLTEFWEGAFSCRLGTGTSSTGVGVEEKVCDGSEDIQQLQAPYTDTSQLRVTNMVYKAVYAIAHAIHSIVCEERENSTVNCDNNLNVKPTQVLERLRRVNFSRNGYQVSFDANGDPVATYELVNWQRRESGKMEFVTVGFYDGSLPPDQRLAIEREITWVKNSTQVPVSVCSESCPPGTRKAVQTGKPVCCYDCIQCAEGQISNKSDSSDCLICPEEYWPNAERDRCILKPVEFLSFHEVLGIILTTCSVGGALLAIATAAVFYRHRHSAIVRANNSELSFLLLFSLTLCFLCSLTFIGRPSDWSCMLRHTAFGITFVLCISCVLGKTIVVLMAFRATLPASNVMKWFGPPQQRLTVVSFTFVQAIICTLWLVLSPPFPIKNLTTYKEKIILECDVGSAIGFWAVLGYIGLLSLLCFVLAFLARKLPDNFNEAKFITFSMLIFCAVWITFIPAYVSSPGKFTVAVEIFAIITSSFGLFFLLFVPKCFIILFRPEKNTKKHLMEKTSNDIRY; via the exons ATGTATGTTTATGTCTA CTTGCTCtcgtctgcctctgcctctgagCTGGAGTCTGTCAGATGCAAGCTCCAAGGCACCCCTCGTCCTCCGGCGTTCTCCCAGGACGGGGACTTTGTCATCGGGGGTGTTTTCTCCATCCACAGCTATATGCACACTGTGGATCACAGCTTCACCAGCCTGCCTGAGCCCCTGCAGTGCACAGGGAG TTTGAACTCCCGTGAATTGCGCTTCTCGCGCACCATGGTCTTCGCAGTTGACGAGATAAACAACAGTTCGGATCTCCTACCGGGTGTCACACTCGGATATCAAGTGCACGACTCGTGCAACACGGTCCCCATGGCCATGAATGTGGCCTTCCATCTGGCTAATGGCCTGGACCCAATGTTTGATACCGGAGAACAGTGCTCGGGGTCGCCTACAGTAACAGCTATCGTGGGCGAGTCTGCCTCCTCGCCTACCATCAGCATGTTGCGCATCATCGGCCCTTTTGGAATTCCTCAG GTGAGCCACTTTTCCACCTGTGCGTGTCTGAGTGATAAGAAACAGTATCCAACCTTCTTCAGAACCATCCCCAGTGATCAGTTCCAGGCTGCTGCTCTGGCCCACCTCATCAGGCACTTCGGCTGGACCTGGATTGGGGCGGTCCGTTCCGACTCTGACTACGGTAATTACGGGATGGCGGCTTTCCTGCAGGCAGCACAAGAGGAGGGTATCTGTGTGGAGTATTCTGAAGCCTTCTCCCGTACCAACCCACTCAGTAGAGTGCAACGGGTGGCCGACGTGATCCGCAG CTCCACAGCCCGGGTGGTGGTTGCATTTGTATCCTACAGGGACATGAAAATCTTGCTGAGGGAGATGGAACGCCTGCCCTCTCCACCCCGCCAGTGGATCGGGAGTGAGTCCTGGGTCACTGATCCAGACATGCTGCGTTTCGGCCTCTGTGCCGGGGCCATCGGATTTGGCATCCAACGCTCTGTCATCCCCGGCCTCAGGGACTTCCTCCTGGACCTCTCCCCACAGAAGGTGTCCAACTCTCCCCTGCTCACTGAGTTCTGGGAGGGAGCCTTTAGTTGTAGGCTGGGGAcag ggaccTCATCTACAGGTGTTGGGGTTGAAGAGAAGGTGTGTGATGGCAGTGAGGATATACAGCAGCTGCAGGCCCCCTACACAGATACATCCCAGCTGCGTGTCACTAACATGGTGTATAAAGCTGTTTATGCCATAGCACACGCCATTCACAGCATCGTTTGTGAAGAGAGAGAAAACTCCACTGTGAACTGTGACAACAACCTAAATGTGAAGCCAACACAG GTCCTGGAGAGATTGAGGAGGGTGAACTTCTCTCGTAACGGGTACCAGGTGTCTTTCGATGCCAACGGGGACCCAGTGGCCACCTATGAGCTGGTCAACTGGCAGAGACGGGAGAGTGGGAAGATGGAGTTTGTGACAGTGGGGTTCTATGATGGGTCTCTGCCTCCTGACCAGAGGCTTGCCATCGAGAGGGAAATCACCTGGGTAAAGAACAGTACACAAGTACCTGTGTCAGTGTGCAGTGAGAGCTGTCCCCCAGGCACTCGTAAGGCTGTACAGACAGGAAAGCCTGTATGCTGTTATGACTGTATCCAATGTGCAGAGGGACAGATCAGTAATAAATCAG ATTCTTCAGACTGTCTGATCTGTCCCGAGGAGTACTGGCCCAACGCTGAGAGAGACCGCTGTATCCTTAAGCCTGTGGAGTTCCTGTCCTTCCACGAGGTCCTCGGAATCATcctgaccacctgctctgtggGCGGGGCTCTATTGGCCATCGCCACGGCAGCTGTCTTCTACCGCCACCGACATTCGGCCATCGTCAGGGCCAACAACTCTGAGCTGAGCTTCTTGCTGCTCTTCTCCTTGactctgtgttttctgtgttctCTTACTTTCATTGGCCGGCCCTCTGACTGGTCCTGTATGCTGCGTCACACAGCGTTTGGGATCACCTTCGTTCTCTGCATCTCTTGTGTTCTGGGGAAAACAATAGTGGTGTTGATGGCCTTCAGGGCTACACTTCCAGCCAGTAATGTCATGAAATGGTTTGgtcctccacagcagagattgacAGTAGTGTCCTTCACGTTTGTCCAGGCTATAATATGCACTCTGTGGTTGGTcctgtcccctcccttccccaTTAAAAACCTCACTACCTACAAGGAAAAGATCATTCTAGAGTGTGATGTGGGTTCAGCTATTGGTTTCTGGGCTGTGTTGGGCTATATAGGACTCCTGTCTCTCTTGTGCTTTGTGCTGGCTTTTCTGGCTCGAAAGCTGCCTGATAACTTCAATGAGGCCAAATTCATCACCTTCAGCATGCTCATATTCTGTGCTGTCTGGATCACCTTTATCCCAGCTTATGTCAGCTCTCCTGGGAAGTTCACTGTAGCTGTGGAGATCTTTGCCATCATCACCTCTAGCTTTGGGTTGTTCTTTCTATTATTTGTTCCTAAATGCTTTATTATTCTGTTCCGGCCAGAGAAGAACACCAAGAAACACCTTATGGAGAAGACATCCAATGATATACGTTATTAA